A window from Salvia miltiorrhiza cultivar Shanhuang (shh) chromosome 2, IMPLAD_Smil_shh, whole genome shotgun sequence encodes these proteins:
- the LOC131012065 gene encoding probable beta-1,3-galactosyltransferase 14 has protein sequence MPSSPKAFYARPSSNNRRSTLMIIICLILGLSAVIGLYGMVQSGRSNGCGDVKPLSVSVTWDKSSSHSSGGGALPQKRHKVMGFVGVQTGFGSAGRRRSLRRTWFPSDHQGLRRLEESTGLVFRFIIGRTNDRSKMSALKEEVTKYDDFLLIDIEEEYSKLPYKTLAFFKAAYALYESDFYVKADDDIYLRPDRLSLLLAKERSHSQTYLGCMKKGPVFTDPKLKWYEPLGHLLGKEYFLHAYGPIYALSADVVASLVALRNDSFRMFSNEDVTIGSWMLAMNVNHEDSKLLCQAECTASSIAVWDIPKCSGLCNPEKRMLELHEQDTCSKSATLPSDEDEK, from the exons ATGCCGTCTTCTCCCAAGGCATTCTACGCGCGCCCATCCTCCAACAACCGCAGATCCACGCTCATGATCATTATCTGTCTAATTCTCGGGCTTTCGGCCGTTATCGGGCTGTACGGCATGGTGCAATCGGGCCGGAGCAATGGATGCGGTGATGTTAAGCCGCTATCAGTGTCTGTGACGTGGGATAAATCTTCCTCCCACAGTAGTGGCGGCGGCGCCTTGCCTCAGAAGCGTCACAAAGTTATGGGATTTGTGGGTGTTCAAACCGGGTTCGGATCGGCGGGCCGACGCCGGTCTCTGCGTAGGACTTGGTTTCCCTCTGATCACCAGGGGCTTCGACG GTTAGAAGAAAGCACCGGTTTGGTTTTCAGATTTATTATTGGTAGAACCAACGATAGATCGAAGATGTCAGCTCTTAAGGAGGAGGTCACCAAGTATGATGATTTCTTGCTGATAGATATTGaagaggagtacagtaagctcCCATACAAAAC CTTGGCTTTCTTCAAAGCTGCTTATGCTCTTTATGAGTCTGATTTCTACGTCAAGGCTGATGATGACATATATTTACGACCAG ATCGTCTTTCCTTGCTTCTAGCTAAAGAGCGGTCTCATTCACAAACATACCTCGGGTGCATGAAGAAGGGACCTGTGTTTACTGATCCAAAGTTAAAATG GTATGAACCTCTTGGACATTTGCTTGGGAAGGAGTACTTTCTTCACGCATATGGTCCAATTTATGCCCTTTCTGCAGATGTTGTCGCAAGCTTGGTTGCATTAAGAAATGACAG TTTCCGAATGTTTAGCAATGAGGATGTAACCATTGGTTCGTGGATGCTTGCAATGAATGTCAATCACGAGGACAGTAAGCTACTATGTCAGGCGGAGTGTACGGCCTCATCTATTGCTGTATGGGACATTCCTAAATGTTCAG GGTTGTGCAATCCCGAGAAGAGGATGCTGGAACTCCATGAGCAAGACACTTGCTCGAAAAGTGCAACTCTCCCATCCGATGAAGACGAAAAGTGA
- the LOC131012064 gene encoding increased DNA methylation 1, producing MRDEMMVESSTMLFSREFEDLHDDGFDGSTDEQRIFSEIFFGSDGSRKKGFMVSEATIIHCDCIKGTDMSLCSNSGKSSLTSHNFYAKEDFSRKCPLEYLSSMKSNHEVKSLVEDHPDVKLDLGDTLCAQAPSERVVSDISLENSISAGHTLTYRVVESSGQGVMSGSYQLKPIPYQGKVCELSGRGSCKNRVSSLDQNDQKEAVHITVTSPISQESYASRLLATDPSTSVANRIGTHRLTKPKWKDACFLQLDEDELAMPKDIKNDPRPLLRYHIYRLLRAAGWLIGRRRRNSKYNGIGEYVYKCPGGRPIREFHRAWNMCGESLLTDANLCLQTSDCIQWADMTELWTDLSRIIQQIDDKLNILEDISAMAHLWCLLDPFANVVFIEKTIRLLKEGITVKANRSSVITSGAGSVVKYRKISSSGRSCVDPMSLQNCGYDESNQIDVGLFDVPISSGGLQSLEEFETVFTHQDCSTSSPITDQIIDKEEVVFGQVRKSHKKSRKISEMKLNGSHLNGQPMDEINSVRCGSKKSKACRLNDDDLLISAIMKTKICRTTNKWSTRKSKPLRKRKTRKGSCRLLPRSLKKGAKHILEGKWSAVGLRTVLSWLIHSGVVSLSEAIQYRNLKDDTVIKDGLVTRDGILCKCCNTIFSISKFKIHAGFRLNRPCANLFMESGKPFTLCQLEAWSAEYKARKVAPQTEQVDEMDQNDDSCGRCGDVGELICCDNCPSAFHQACLFEQELPEGNWYCPQCRCQICADAVSDKESSQLHGDLKCTQCEDKYHETCMQRKGMGIGLVSDTWFCGDGCYQVYNSLQSRIGLENLLSNGFSWTLLRCIPSDQKVHSAQRVVALRAECNSKLSVAITIMEECFLPMVDIKTGIDMIPQVIFNWGSQFARLNYSGFYTVVLEKDDVVLCVASIRIHGVKVAELPLVATCSRYRRQGMCRRLINAIEEMLKSLKVEKLVISAIPDLVDTWTLGFGFERLEEEERQSLSKTNLMVFPGAVWLKKMLYDNCNMDERNGSDDLDSIQVGAHERGSNAEQEDSVDSFAAKEDCITTAEALQFCRGNILDILQNPPCSTLYFEGQDSNPPGHNSFVEEANNEAGPIEEMERCISLNQPSRLDEHHNSFLEDACVARDEDPEKAQSGRRRNPVVFVEEFSSEESNLQVSSILCNPVLKVSPEDPVAVPPGGKLDVGCGTEAEEIHSVRQNIVFL from the exons ATGAGAGACGAGATGATGGTTGAATCCTCAACAATGTTATTCAGCAGAGAATTTGAGGATTTGCATGATGATGGTTTTGATGGATCTACAGATGAGCAAAGAATTTTCAGTGAGATCTTCTTTGGAAGTGATGGTAGTAGGAAGAAAGGATTTATGGTTTCTGAGGCTACTATTATACATTGCGACTGTATAAAGGGAACAGACATGTCACTTTGCTCAAACAGTGGAAAGTCATCATTAACCAGTCACAATTTTTATGCAAAAGAGGATTTTTCCAGAAAATGTCCTTTGGAATATCTATCGTCAATGAAAAGTAACCATGAGGTGAAATCATTAGTTGAAGATCATCCAGATGTGAAACTAGATTTGGGGGATACCTTGTGCGCTCAAGCTCCCTCAGAACGAGTGGTTTCAGACATATCTTTGGAAAACTCTATTTCTGCAGGTCACACGTTAACATATCGTGTAGTTGAATCGTCTGGTCAGGGTGTTATGTCTGGTAGCTATCAGCTGAAGCCGATTCCTTATCAGGGAAAAGTATGTGAACTTAGTGGTAGAGGTAGCTGTAAAAATAGGGTATCTAGCTTAGATCAAAATGATCAGAAGGAAGCTGTACATATAACTGTTACTTCTCCTATTTCTCAAGAGAGCTACGCAAGCAGGCTCCTAGCTACCGATCCATCTACCTCTGTTGCAAACAGAATTGGTACTCATCGACTAACTAAGCCTAAATGGAAGGATGCCTGCTTTTTGCAACTAGATGAAGATGAGTTGGCTATGCCAAAGGACATAAAAAATGATCCTCGCCCTCTTCTTCGTTATCACATCTATCGTTTGCTTAGAGCAGCCGGATGGCTGATTGGGAGGCGTAGAAGGAACAGTAAATATAATGGGATTGGAGAATACGTCTATAAGTGTCCAGGAGGAAGACCAATTCGTGAATTTCATAGGGCTTGGAATATGTGTGGTGAGAGTTTGTTGACTGATGCCAATTTGTGTTTGCAGACAAGTGATTGTATCCAGTGGGCTGATATGACTGAATTGTGGACTGATTTATCTCGTATAATACAACAAATTGATGATAAACTAAATATTTTAGAAGATATTTCTGCTATGGCTCATTTGTGGTGCCTTCTGGATCCTTTTGCAAATGTAGTTTTCATTGAGAAGACAATTCGTTTGCTGAAAGAAGGAATTACAGTAAAAGCAAATAGAAGTTCAGTGATTACTTCAGGTGCTGGGTCGGTTGTCAAATACCGGAAAATCTCCAGTTCAGGAAGAAGTTGCGTCGACCCAATGTCCCTTCAAAATTGTGGGTATGATGAGAGTAATCAAATTGATGTTGGTCTGTTTGATGTTCCAATCAGTTCTGGAGGGCTTCAATCACTTGAAGAGTTTGAGACTGTTTTCACTCACCAGGACTGCAGTACAAGTTCCCCAATTACTGACCAAATAATAGATAAGGAAGAAGTTGTTTTTGGCCAAGTGAGAAAGAGTCACAAAAAATCTAGAAAAATATCTGAAATGAAACTGAATGGATCTCATTTAAATGGTCAACCTATGGATGAAATAAATAGTGTTAGATGTGGATCTAAGAAATCAAAAGCATGTCGCCTTAATGACGATGATCTCCTAATTTCTGCCATTATGAAAACTAAAATATGTCGAACCACCAACAAATGGTCCACGCGCAAGTCTAAGCCTCTGAGGAAACGCAAGACCCGCAAAGGCAGCTGCAGGTTGCTGCCAAGGAGCCTCAAGAAGGGTGCAAAACATATTCTAGAAGGAAAGTGGTCTGCTGTTGGATTAAGAACAGTTTTATCATGGTTGATTCATTCTGGTGTTGTTTCTTTAAGTGAGGCAATCCAGTACAGGAATCTAAAAGATGATACCGTGATAAAAGATGGTCTAGTTACCAGGGATGGGATATTATGCAAATGTTGCAACACGATCTTTTCCATCTCAAAGTTCAAGATTCATGCTGGTTTCAGGTTAAATCGCCCTTGTGCCAATCTCTTCATGGAGTCTGGTAAGCCATTCACCTTATGCCAGCTTGAGGCATGGTCAGCTGAATACAAGGCAAGAAAAGTAGCCCCTCAAACTGAGCAAGTTGATGAGATGGATCAAAATGATGACAGCTGTGGGCGCTGTGGTGATGTTGGTGAATTAATATGTTGTGATAACTGTCCATCAGCATTCCATCAGGCATGCTTGTTTGAACAG GAGCTGCCTGAAGGAAATTGGTACTGTCCCCAATGCCGATGCCAAATTTGTGCAGATGCAGTCAGCGATAAAGAATCTTCACAACTCCATGGGGATCTGAAGTGCACTCAGTGTGAAGATAAAT ATCATGAAACTTGCATGCAGAGGAAGGGTATGGGAATTGGGTTGGTCTCAGACACCTGGTTTTGTGGAGATGGCTGTTACCAG GTCTACAATAGTCTTCAGTCACGTATTGGGTTGGAAAATCTTCTCTCTAATGGCTTCTCTTGGACGCTTTTGCGATGCATTCCCAGTGACCAAAAGGTTCATTCTGCACAGCGAGTTGTGGCTTTGAGGGCAGAATGCAACTCGAAGTTGTCTGTTGCAATCACGATCATGGAGGAATGTTTTCTCCCCATGGTGGATATAAAAACAGGGATAGACATGATACCTCAAGTAATATTCAACTGGGG ATCACAATTTGCACGTCTTAACTACAGTGGCTTCTATACTGTGGTTTTGGAAAAAGATGATGTTGTCCTGTGTGTAGCATCCATCAG AATCCACGGGGTGAAGGTTGCAGAGCTGCCTCTAGTTGCCACTTGCAGCAGATATCGTAGACAAGGAATGTGCCGCCGCCTAATCAATGCTATTGAAGAG ATGCTTAAATCTTTGAAGGTTGAGAAGCTTGTTATATCTGCTATCCCCGATTTGGTGGATACGTGGACCCTGGGGTTTGGCTTCGAACGTTTGGAAGAGGAAGAGAGACAAAGTCTCAGTAAAACCAACCTTATGGTTTTTCCTGGAGCAGTGTGGCTGAAGAAGATGTTGTATGACAACTGCAACATGGATGAGCGAAATG GATCAGATGATTTGGATTCCATCCAAGTGGGAGCTCACGAAAGAGGATCAAATGCAGAACAAGAAGATTCTGTTGATAGCTTTGCTGCTAAAGAAGACTGCATCACGACAGCAGAGGCCTTGCAGTTTTGCAGGGGAAACATTCTAGACATTCTGCAAAATCCACCGTGCAGTACCCTCTATTTCGAGGGTCAAGATTCAAACCCACCAGGCCATAATTCTTTTGTCGAAGAAGCCAACAACGAGGCCGGACCTATTGAGGAGATGGAGCGCTGCATCTCGCTGAATCAACCATCAAGACTCGATGAACATCACAACTCATTCCTTGAAGATGCATGTGTTGCTAGGGATGAAGATCCGGAGAAGGCGCAATCTGGAAGAAGGCGGAATCCAGTAGTTTTTGTTGAGGAATTTTCATCGGAAGAGTCGAATTTGCAAGTGAGTAGCATTTTGTGTAATCCAGTTTTGAAAGTTTCACCGGAAGATCCGGTTGCCGTGCCGCCGGGTGGTAAACTAGATGTAGGTTGTGGGACAGAAGCTGAGGAAATTCATTCTGTTAGACAAAATATTGTCTTCTTGTAA